From the Pseudomonas baltica genome, one window contains:
- a CDS encoding succinate dehydrogenase iron-sulfur subunit, translated as MLKVSVYRYNPDQDSAPSMQDFQIDTGGKDVMVLDVLALIKEQDEGFSYRRSCREGVCGSDGMNINGKNGLACITPLSAVVKGNKLVIRPLPGLPVIRDLVVDMSIFYKQYEKVKPFLQNDTPAPAIERLQTPEEREKLDGLYECILCACCSTSCPSFWWNPDKFLGPAALLQAYRFLADSRDTKTSERLASLDDPFSVFRCRGIMNCVNVCPKGLNPTKAIGHVRNMLLSSGV; from the coding sequence ATGTTGAAAGTCAGCGTTTATCGTTACAACCCGGACCAGGACAGTGCGCCGTCCATGCAGGACTTCCAGATCGACACCGGTGGCAAGGATGTCATGGTGCTGGACGTGCTGGCCCTGATCAAAGAGCAGGACGAAGGTTTCTCCTATCGTCGCTCTTGCCGCGAAGGTGTTTGCGGTTCGGATGGCATGAACATCAACGGCAAGAACGGCCTGGCGTGCATCACGCCGCTGTCCGCTGTCGTAAAGGGTAACAAGTTGGTGATCCGTCCATTGCCAGGTTTGCCGGTTATCCGTGACCTGGTCGTCGATATGAGCATCTTCTATAAGCAATACGAAAAGGTGAAGCCTTTCCTGCAGAACGACACGCCGGCTCCGGCCATCGAGCGTCTGCAGACGCCGGAAGAGCGCGAGAAGCTGGACGGTCTGTACGAGTGCATCCTGTGCGCTTGCTGCTCGACGTCCTGCCCGTCCTTCTGGTGGAACCCGGACAAGTTCCTGGGTCCTGCTGCACTGCTGCAAGCCTATCGTTTCCTGGCTGACAGCCGTGACACCAAGACCAGCGAGCGCCTGGCTTCACTTGATGATCCGTTCAGCGTATTCCGCTGCCGCGGCATCATGAACTGCGTGAACGTGTGCCCCAAAGGGTTGAACCCCACCAAGGCCATTGGTCACGTTCGCAACATGCTGCTCTCGAGCGGCGTGTAA
- the sdhA gene encoding succinate dehydrogenase flavoprotein subunit gives MANINTNTFDAIIIGGGGAGMRAALQLAQGGHKTAVVTKVFPTRSHTVSAQGGITCAIASADPNDDWRWHMYDTVKGSDYIGDQDAIEYMCSVGPEAVFELEHMGLPFSRTEQGRIYQRPFGGQSKDFGKGGQAARTCAAADRTGHALLHTLYQANLKAGTVFLNEYYAVDLVKNQDGAIVGVIAICIETGETTYIRANATVLATGGAGRIYSSTTNALINTGDGIGMALRAGVPVQDIEMWQFHPTGIAGAGVLVTEGCRGEGGYLINKHGERFMERYAPNAKDLAGRDVVARSMVKEIIAGNGCGPDGDHVMLKLDHLGEEVLHSRLPGIMELSKTFAHVDPAVAPIPVVPTCHYMMGGVATNIHGQAITQDANGVDTIIPGLFAVGEVACVSVHGANRLGGNSLLDLVVFGRAAGLHLEKALNEGIDYRRASETDIDVALARLNSLNERTTGEDVASLRKELQTCMQNYFGVFRTGEFMQKGIAQLAGLRERIANVKINDKSQGFNTARIEALELQNLLEVAEATAIAAEHRTESRGAHAREDYEDRDDENWLCHTLYFPGEKRVAKRAVNFSPKTVPTFEPKIRTY, from the coding sequence ATGGCTAACATCAACACCAATACATTCGACGCCATCATCATCGGTGGCGGCGGCGCAGGCATGCGTGCTGCGCTGCAGCTGGCTCAGGGCGGTCACAAGACTGCCGTAGTCACCAAGGTCTTCCCGACCCGTTCGCACACTGTATCTGCCCAGGGCGGCATCACCTGTGCCATCGCTTCGGCCGATCCGAACGATGACTGGCGCTGGCACATGTACGATACCGTCAAGGGTTCCGACTATATCGGTGACCAGGACGCTATCGAATACATGTGTTCCGTAGGTCCGGAGGCAGTGTTCGAACTCGAGCACATGGGCCTGCCGTTCTCTCGCACCGAGCAGGGTCGCATCTATCAGCGTCCGTTCGGTGGTCAATCCAAGGACTTCGGTAAGGGTGGCCAGGCTGCCCGTACGTGCGCCGCCGCTGACCGTACTGGCCATGCGCTGCTGCACACCTTGTACCAAGCCAACCTCAAGGCTGGCACTGTATTCCTCAACGAATACTACGCAGTGGATCTGGTCAAGAATCAGGATGGCGCCATCGTAGGTGTCATCGCCATCTGCATCGAAACCGGTGAAACCACCTACATCCGCGCCAATGCAACTGTGCTGGCGACCGGCGGCGCGGGCCGTATCTACTCGTCGACCACCAACGCTCTGATCAATACCGGTGACGGTATCGGCATGGCCTTGCGTGCTGGCGTGCCGGTGCAGGACATTGAAATGTGGCAGTTCCACCCAACCGGCATCGCTGGCGCAGGTGTACTGGTCACAGAGGGTTGCCGCGGCGAAGGTGGTTATCTGATCAACAAGCACGGCGAGCGTTTCATGGAGCGCTATGCTCCGAACGCGAAAGACCTTGCGGGTCGTGACGTGGTTGCGCGTTCCATGGTCAAGGAAATCATCGCCGGCAACGGTTGTGGTCCTGACGGTGATCACGTGATGCTCAAGCTCGATCACCTGGGTGAAGAAGTCCTGCATAGCCGTCTGCCAGGTATCATGGAGCTGTCCAAGACCTTCGCACACGTGGATCCGGCCGTTGCGCCGATCCCGGTCGTGCCGACCTGCCACTACATGATGGGCGGCGTCGCCACCAACATTCATGGCCAGGCCATCACTCAGGATGCCAATGGCGTCGACACCATTATCCCGGGCCTGTTCGCCGTCGGTGAAGTGGCTTGTGTGTCGGTTCACGGTGCCAACCGTCTGGGCGGCAACTCGCTGCTCGATCTGGTGGTCTTCGGTCGTGCGGCGGGTCTGCACCTGGAGAAGGCGCTCAACGAAGGTATCGACTACCGTCGTGCCAGCGAAACCGATATCGACGTCGCTCTGGCGCGCCTCAACAGCCTGAACGAGCGTACCACTGGCGAAGACGTCGCCAGCCTGCGCAAAGAACTGCAAACCTGCATGCAGAACTACTTCGGGGTGTTCCGCACTGGCGAATTCATGCAGAAAGGCATCGCTCAGCTGGCCGGCCTGCGTGAGCGCATTGCCAACGTCAAGATCAACGACAAGAGCCAGGGTTTCAACACTGCTCGAATCGAAGCCCTTGAGCTGCAGAACCTGCTGGAAGTCGCTGAAGCTACCGCGATTGCCGCAGAGCATCGCACCGAGTCCCGCGGCGCGCACGCCCGTGAAGACTACGAAGATCGTGACGACGAAAACTGGCTGTGCCACACCCTGTACTTCCCGGGTGAGAAGCGCGTAGCCAAGCGTGCCGTGAACTTCTCGCCGAAAACCGTTCCGACCTTCGAACCGAAGATCCGGACCTACTAA
- the sdhD gene encoding succinate dehydrogenase, hydrophobic membrane anchor protein: MVTNVTNLSRSGLYDWMAQRVSAVVLAAYFLFLIVWVIAHPGLQYDQWHALFAHNAMRIFSLLALVALSAHAWVGMWTIATDYLTPMALGKSATAVRFLFQVVCGVAMFAYFVWGVQILWGI, encoded by the coding sequence ATGGTAACCAACGTCACGAACCTCTCTCGTTCGGGCCTCTATGACTGGATGGCACAGCGTGTGTCTGCGGTCGTTCTCGCGGCTTATTTCCTGTTTCTGATCGTATGGGTCATTGCCCACCCTGGTCTGCAGTACGACCAGTGGCATGCTCTGTTCGCCCACAACGCAATGCGCATCTTCAGCCTGCTGGCGCTGGTAGCACTCAGTGCCCACGCCTGGGTAGGGATGTGGACGATCGCGACCGACTACCTGACGCCGATGGCGCTGGGCAAGTCCGCGACGGCAGTGCGTTTCCTCTTCCAGGTCGTATGCGGCGTTGCAATGTTCGCGTACTTCGTCTGGGGCGTGCAGATTCTTTGGGGTATCTGA
- the sdhC gene encoding succinate dehydrogenase, cytochrome b556 subunit: MNSQRPVNLDLRTIKLPITGVTSFLHRVTGIILFVGLAIMLYALAKSLGSEDGFNDVKAYLTSPLVKLVIWALLSALLYHMVAGIRHLLMDSGIGETLEGGRLGSKIVIAISVVLIVLAGVWIW, from the coding sequence GTGAATAGCCAACGACCTGTAAACCTAGACCTAAGGACCATCAAACTCCCGATCACTGGCGTTACGTCATTCCTTCATCGTGTTACCGGGATCATCCTCTTCGTCGGCCTCGCCATCATGCTCTACGCATTGGCCAAGTCGCTGGGGTCGGAAGACGGTTTCAACGATGTGAAAGCGTACCTGACCAGCCCGCTTGTGAAGCTGGTGATCTGGGCTCTGCTGTCCGCGCTGCTGTATCACATGGTGGCCGGTATACGCCATTTGCTCATGGATTCGGGTATCGGCGAGACGCTGGAAGGCGGCCGACTGGGCTCGAAAATCGTTATCGCCATCTCCGTGGTGCTAATCGTTCTGGCAGGAGTCTGGATATGGTAA